CACTAACTagtcagaataaaaaaaaaaaaaaaagttttgtagTATAAATGTATGGCAGTGTATCTAAGTGTGGCCTATGATCTAACCACAAATCTGCTCAAATAATACTTGGCTGCCTTCTACACAGACGAGATCCTAAAGAGGAGAGATGGTTAATCTGACTGCCAAACCCAACTGTGAGCAGTGATTATTAGAATCGGTCACGTATATCAATTGTGAACTGCCAACTGAATGCGGTGGTTTGGGTTGCTTTCCATGACCTTCTCGCTGGCCTTCAGTTGTAAGTGATGGCATTGCTCGATGCTGTGTGCTTAGGTAATAGAGCTGGTGAATAAATATGGCAATAAGCAGTGGGCCGTGGTGGCCAAGCACCTGAAGGGCCGTCTGGGGAAGCAGTGCCGAGAGCGATGGCATAACCACCTCAACCCGGATGTGAAGAAGTGCTCGTGGACGGCAGAGGAGGACCTGATCATCTATAAGGCCCACTGTGCACTGGGCAATCGCTGGGCTGAGATCGCCAAGATGCTCCCCGGGAGGTCAGTGAGGGTGGCCCTTTCATCCAATCGTATGTTCTGGGGTGTTGTAATAgtaggagtagtagtagtagtaattgtgtttttgtttatcttagCATTGTAGCATATTTTGGTACCAGTGATGGTGATAATTATAAAAACAAAGCTTCACTTCTGTAGACTGGAGTTTGAGATAGTGGATACTGTCGTGTTTGCCTTATGTGTTGTGCATTATTTTATCTCAGGACTGACAATGCAGTGAAAAACCACTGGAATTCTACCATCAAACGGAAGGTGGAGATGGGATATTATACTGGAGTGGACACAACCCTGCATCTGGTTTACCAGCCTGAGTACGACGATGCTATTCAGCACAGCGCCGATCCACCGGTAGGACTTGCTGGTATATAGTACACAGCAAAGATGAATCAGCGTATCCTTACAGCACTCCCATTGCTTCTCCTTCTCGACTCATGCTTAATCTCTACATCTTTGTGTAATGCCCGAGTGTGTTGATGTCGATTTGTGTGTTAAATGCAGGAGGAGTTGTGCTACAATGGAGTTGATGACTGTCTCCCTATAGAAGTGGTGTCACAGGTGCAACATATTCTGCTTTTATCGACCAAAAGCAAATTACACCGTGTTTAAAACGTATGCACTACACACAGGGAAAGACTTTAGTTGGATAGTCTTTGCTGTGTCTATTGTAACTCTtcactgctttatttattaGTCTTGAACTAGTTCTAAAAATAAACTTCACGCATTTCGCAACTTCCAGGAATCTGCCGACCCTGAGCCGCAGGAAGGTTCTCCTGCTGCAGCCAGCGCTGGGTCTCCCCGACCCCCCTGCGGCCCGGTGACACCCAGTGAAACGGAGGGCACAGGGGCATCAAATGTGCCTACCTGGGTGGTGGATGCGTCAGGCTTCCTCTCACCTTCAGCCGCATCCACTGTGAAGGAGATGATGGAGATGATGGAAGGGGTGAGCACTTGGCTACTGTAAATCACTTTGTCTGAAGGAAGAGCAGGAGTAGCATGTCATTCTGCTGCCTACAGACTCTGTGCACGTATCTTGCGCCTTCAACTAAGTTGCAGTACTGATTCCTTGCTGAAAATTGCAGATCTGAAGGAAATGGCATTTAAGACTTGAATACATCCGGAAGTGATGTTTTAGTATTACTTGAAAATGGGGGAATTGCAGTTCCTCCTGTAGTTAAATTATGAAAGGTTAAAGCCTTTTGGCAACAGTAGCAGATTTGCATCCAAGTCGTTTTATTACATGCATGTTCTGGCTGCGAAAGCTCACTCTCGCCCCCTACAGGACCTGGAAGGTTGGTGCAGTCTGGCTGACTTTGACCTGCCAGATGCGAGTGCGAGTCCCGAGGTGCTGAAGTTCCGCCTGGAGGGCAGTGCCCTGCATGAGCTCAGCAAGGGCAGCAAGGGGGAGCTGATCCCCATCTCGCCTGGCGGGGCCACGCCACCCTCCATCCTCAGCCGCCGCACGCGTCGCCGCATCGCTCTGTCCCCCAACGCCGACGACTCCATGACTCCCAAGAGCACGCCGGTGAAGATTCTCCCCTTCTCACCTTCCCAGGTGAATATTAATTCTCTGTTAGGATATGGTAgatttttgtggtgttttatgtctgtttggagactgtaatatgaatgtttgtttgtttgtttgttttatggtcaAAGTCAACTGAAGAacaaaaatttatatttaaatttaaaaatatatataataattttttataaatataaaatatttattttgtctccCAGTTTCTTAACTTGTGGACCAAACAAGACACACTGGACTTGGAGAACCCTTCTCTCACGTCGACCCCTGTGTGTAGTCAGAAGGCTATTGTCACCACACCACTGCACCGGGACAAAACCCCCCTCACACAGAAGGAGAACTCTGTGTATGTCCTTTAGCCTCTGAGGCTCTGGTAGGGCTGGAATCTAGCACAGGCTGGTGATctgcctgctctaacacaccagCTAAACCTGGTAATGAACTGACGATACCATAGTTACGCAGATCATGCTCAGATTCATGTCTGTGGTCCCGTTGGCTCCCTGTGTCAGTACCGTTAACATTTTAGCTTGTACATATTACAAACCAACTGCAGCtgaataaaagggaaaaaaaactcattaGATTTGGAAGTAAAGATATGCAGCAAGTCCATGAAACCATAGTCAAGATCAtatcaaatgaaccagtttgtGACCTAGGTGTTCCAGTGGACTCTGATCCTAGTTTTAGCTGAAATTACCAAATAAGAATAGTAACGTAATGATAGATTTCTTGCTTTTATTTCCATCAGGATTGGTTTTTGTAATGGTCTCGATATATGTCTTCTTAAAAAGACAGTAATTCGATTCAGTTGATTCAAGATACAGTTGTGAGGGTTCTTAATAAAGCCTTAGAATGAAACATTTCAGCCCTGTACGTAAATCCTTATGTTATCTCTGATTTTAGATCTAGAGGATAGCTCCCCTGCTATTTTATACAACTTTGATTTTATGCACTtagttaataatttaataataatttaataatcaattttaatcattcatattttaatgttcttttaacAGTTTTAAACTTGATTTCTAAcatattgtttcttttgttttccatttatgtAAACTATTATGTAAACTGTTATATTagttgtcccccccccccccttttttttgggAAAAACCTTCCTGAGGTGACAGATCTCAAGGTGTAAtgagatttttaaatttttaaattat
The Electrophorus electricus isolate fEleEle1 chromosome 20, fEleEle1.pri, whole genome shotgun sequence genome window above contains:
- the mybl2b gene encoding v-myb avian myeloblastosis viral oncogene homolog-like 2b isoform X2 codes for the protein MSWWPRGEDAECQDTDSDVADQKECGKVKVKWTQEEDDNLRTLVQNVGTNDWKYIASCLPNRSEHQCQHRWSKVLDPDLVKGPWTKEEDEKVIELVNKYGNKQWAVVAKHLKGRLGKQCRERWHNHLNPDVKKCSWTAEEDLIIYKAHCALGNRWAEIAKMLPGRTDNAVKNHWNSTIKRKVEMGYYTGVDTTLHLVYQPEYDDAIQHSADPPEELCYNGVDDCLPIEVVSQESADPEPQEGSPAAASAGSPRPPCGPVTPSETEGTGASNVPTWVVDASGFLSPSAASTVKEMMEMMEGDLEGWCSLADFDLPDASASPEVLKFRLEGSALHELSKGSKGELIPISPGGATPPSILSRRTRRRIALSPNADDSMTPKSTPFLNLWTKQDTLDLENPSLTSTPVCSQKAIVTTPLHRDKTPLTQKENSVFITPNHKANLDCTPRTPTPFKNALEKYGPIRPLPPTPNLEEDLKEVLRSEAGVELIVRDESPPEQRRKQSHRPPMKKVRKSLALDVMDCNESGGVRRQQQQSRSAAKLNRKADQSLSSSLNSSYTVKKEENILDQGFILGPAESGLNNERVAPRPTPPIFMSPAWETVVCGRTKDQLIMTEKARRYLRFLKSTTHSRALILS
- the mybl2b gene encoding v-myb avian myeloblastosis viral oncogene homolog-like 2b isoform X1, with product MSWWPRGEDAECQDTDSDVADQKECGKVKVKWTQEEDDNLRTLVQNVGTNDWKYIASCLPNRSEHQCQHRWSKVLDPDLVKGPWTKEEDEKVIELVNKYGNKQWAVVAKHLKGRLGKQCRERWHNHLNPDVKKCSWTAEEDLIIYKAHCALGNRWAEIAKMLPGRTDNAVKNHWNSTIKRKVEMGYYTGVDTTLHLVYQPEYDDAIQHSADPPEELCYNGVDDCLPIEVVSQESADPEPQEGSPAAASAGSPRPPCGPVTPSETEGTGASNVPTWVVDASGFLSPSAASTVKEMMEMMEGDLEGWCSLADFDLPDASASPEVLKFRLEGSALHELSKGSKGELIPISPGGATPPSILSRRTRRRIALSPNADDSMTPKSTPVKILPFSPSQFLNLWTKQDTLDLENPSLTSTPVCSQKAIVTTPLHRDKTPLTQKENSVFITPNHKANLDCTPRTPTPFKNALEKYGPIRPLPPTPNLEEDLKEVLRSEAGVELIVRDESPPEQRRKQSHRPPMKKVRKSLALDVMDCNESGGVRRQQQQSRSAAKLNRKADQSLSSSLNSSYTVKKEENILDQGFILGPAESGLNNERVAPRPTPPIFMSPAWETVVCGRTKDQLIMTEKARRYLRFLKSTTHSRALILS